AAATCTTGCTGTTGCTGCTCTTTTCTAGCAGCCTCTTTAACTTGATTATCAACAAAATCAAATGTCGGCAGGCCCATTTTTTGCCCCATAAAACTAAGATAATAATCAACCAAATGACGTTGATATTGGTTAAGGGCGTGAATCAAATCATCTGACTCAATAATAGGTGTTAATGCTTGAGCCAAGCGCTGCAAATTCCAAAAGCCGACTGCGGGCTGCTGACCAAAAGCGTAGCGACCTTGATGATCAGAATGATTACAAATAAAGTCTTCTTTAAATGTATCTAAAAATGAAAATGGCCCAAAATCGAAGCTATCACCTAAAATCGACATATTGTCGGTATTCATCACTCCATGCGCAAAACCAATACTTTGCCAGTGAGCAATCATTTTGGCCGTCGATGCCACTACCTCGTTAAACCACTCTATATAGCCTGCTTTATCAGTGGATAGGTGCGGAAAATGTTGTGTAATGGTGAAGTCCACCAGCTGAGTTAATTTGGTTTTTTCCGCTTTTTCGGTGTAACTAAAATATTCAAAATGCCCAAATCGGATATGTGATTTTGCCAGTCTTACTGTGATAGCTGCGGTTTCTTGACCTTCACGCCAAACCGGTAAATCAGAGCCTATCACTGCTAATGCTCGAGTAGTAGGAACATTAAGCGCAGCAAGAGCTTCTGAAATCATAAACTCACGTACCGCAGAACGCATAACGGCCCGACCATCACCCATACGTGAATAAGGTGTCGGCCCGCCGCCTTTTAGTGCCACATCCCAAGCACCATTTGGCCCTATGGCCTCACCCAAAATAATCGAACGTCCATCACCCAACTTGGGGGTATAGCCGCCAAATTGATGGCCACTATAAACTTGAGCATAATAAGTTGCACCGTCAGCAGCATGATGCGCAGACAGCTGCATGAGCAACTCGTCATTAGGCTTGGTTAAACCAATCAGCTCAGCGGCTTTGTCACTCCACCCAAGCCAATGTGGATTGGATATGGGTTGCGGATAAACTTGGCTATAAAATCCTTCCAGCTTTTCAAAAAAATCCTGTTTAAAGCGCATGCTGTGTTCCTATTGCAACTGCTGTAAAAACGTTTGGTCGCTAATTAATTGCAAACACGAAATACGATTATCGTCATGGGTTTCACATTGCTGACCACAAACAAAATCGACCTTCTCATTACCTGATATTCCATTAATTCGTAGCAGCCCTGCCCCTTTGGCCTGACATTGCTCTAAGGTGTCATAGTAACCTTTTATGTATTGATGTTGAGCAGGCTGCGACACCGCCAAGGTTTCGTCTGCAAAGTAAAAGAGCGTCCATTCAGGGCTGCGAATACAGCCGGTTAATAGCATAATAGCAACCACCAACAAACTGCTGCGTTTAATAAATTGAGCTGAAATAAGCTGACGGATTTTAGCCATATGGAATTCCTTGAGAAATTTTTAGCATAAAAAAAGCGGACTGAGTCCGCTTTAATACCAATCACAGTAAATAAGTGGCCAGAAATAGCGTAGGAAAAATGCGGGATAACAAGGCAGATTTTTTTGATAAGTAGTTATTCTACAATCAAAAAATCTAACGTAGTTATCAGGTATTTTCACAAGCTAGAATGATCAGTTATTTAATACGATTGGTATAATATAATCAGTTAGCAATATCATACCTGATATCGCTAACGACAGATCAAGATAATGCCTTTAATTTCGCTTTTTCAATGCGAGTAATACGGCCTTCAAATCCAGTCACCGTACCATCTGACAGCTGATGCTTAAGCGCATGCTGACAAACCGCTATTGCTTGATCAAACTCACCAACATCATTTAATAGAGTAGCTAACTGCATATGAGCAGGTGCTTTAGCATCGGCAAAAGTTGCTTTATCTTGTTGATATAATACTTCAAAAACAGCCAGATAATCCGCTTTTAAATTGGCGCCATACTGGCAGTAATCAGCCTGCTTGCGCATTTTATAGCTGTGGCCTATAACCGCCACTAATGCATCAAACTCACGTTGTGGATTGTCGGCCTCATTTGCGGTTTGCACAATTTTGTTAAAGACATCACTTGCCCAACTCCCCGTTGAGGCTAAGCCGCTTTTAACTGGCCCTGGCTCTAGCTCTGGCTCTGGCTCTGGCTCTGGCTCTGGCTCTGGCTCTGGCTCTGGCTCTGGCTCTGGCTCTGGCTCTGGCTCTGGCTCTGGCTCTGGCTCTGGCTCTGGCTCTGGCTCTGGCTCTGGCACGCTATCAACCACTTCGCTTATTACAGGGTCAACAAGCTTTGGCTCGACTTCAGGCGTGCCTTGCTCGTCTATTGCATCAATTTCAGCATCAGCACGATTCAATGGTGCTGATGGCTTCTGTTCAGCTTGTTCTTCTTGTGCTCTATTTTTGGCACGATTATATAAATATACTCCAATCGCAATTAGAATAATGATTACAATAAATTTCATTCGATATCATCCTGCTGCACGCGAATTGCGCGGATTAATTAAGGCGACTGGATATACCAAGCTTGCCCTGAGGGCTGTGGCATAAACTCACCGCTGCTTTTTTAAGCAGTCATTGTTATTAATAATCCAATCAACACCATAATATCAAGTATTTATGCAAATTATCTGTAACAAAGCATTGATTAAAACCCAAATGGGATAATTAACATGATCAGTTAATCAATTTTGGCAAATCTATGCTCTAGCTCACGCTGTAAAGTGAATAAGTTGTTTAGGATTAAACTGCAGATTACACTTTTATTAGTTGAGCAAATTGCTAGGTTATTTCATGACAGTTTCAGCAGTACTTTCTGGTAAATTACTTTTTGAATTTCGCACCATTGGGGCAATGGTTGAAATTTATTGCAAAGCACATCACCCACTCAAACCTGCTAAAGGCTTATGCGACTCCTGTTGTGAAATTCTAAGTTATGCTGAAACGCGTTTAGATCGCTGCCCATATGGCCAACAAAAGCCCACCTGCAACAAATGCCCTGTACATTGCTATAAACCGGAAATGAAACAGAAAGTACGTGAAATAATGATATATGCAGGCCCAAGAATGCTACTGCCGCATCCCATTATGGCAATAAAACATTTACTAGCAGAGCGACAACCCGCACCAGGAAAGCCCCCTGCTGGACTAAGTAACCGGCATTTACGTAAATTAGGTTAACGCTTACCTTAGCTAGTATACTTAATATACCTAAAATTAAGGTATGATTTGCTTTTCATCCTGTTAAGTCGCAATGAATAATCAACAGATATTTTTTCAAGCATATTGGTGGCTTTCATTACTGGGCGGTATTCACTGCATCGGTGTAGCTTTTTATATCCGTTACATTTACCACAGCCATAACAATAGCCACAAAGCGCTAGCCATGATATTTGCTTTGATTGGGTTTTATTTTTTCACCGGACTCATTACCCGTGAAACAACCCCCATTCCTATCCATTTAATGTTAACGCTTATTATCCCTGTTTATTTTATCTTAATGCCGCTGCTTTATATCTACAGCAAACAAAGTTTATACGGCAATCACTACCACCCGAGTTACGCCAAACACTTTTCTATAACATTAATGGCTGCATTAATGACCAGTTCGGCGATGTTATTTCGAGTCGGAATAAATCCCAAAATAAGCGATAATGCGATTCAATCCCTTGCTGACCTCAGCCAAATCAATATGTTGGCAATTATTTTGCCTCTTTTATTGGTCGCACAAACCATTATTTACTTTGTGTTAATTTATCAACTCCTCTCCAAGTTTCGTAAGCAACTAGTAAGCAATAATGGCCTATGCCTTAGCGATATCCGTTTTCGTTGGATTTGCCTACTGGTAATTGGCATCTTAGTTAATTGGATTATTCGCTTGTCGCTGGTGTATTTACCGTTTGTTATTGGTGATTCATTATCGTTACTTGCTCAAGCCACCACACGATTAAGCATGTTAGTCACAGTATATGTGTTCGCTTTTTATGGGCTCCATCAAATTACCCGCGCAGCCTATTTGCGTGGTGTATCAGGCCAAGCTGTACCCATAACTCATGGCAACCTGTCGAGCCAGCAAATTCTAGATGATACCGAAAAAGCATTTATTCAAGATGTCATTCATAACAATCCTGACACTCACATCAACAAATAATCAATTATTGCTCTCTTTACACCCACTAGCATGCTGCTCTGAGTATTGGCATAAGATAGAATAAAACCACTCTTACATTAGATAGATGTGATAACTTATCAACACGCTTTATCGTTACTTAATTTGAGGTGTTTATGACACGTTTATACGCTTTTTTCACTATGGCCCTAATCAGTGCAACGCTAATCTTTAGCCCTAGCAGTTTCGCAAAAGATGATAGCTACACAGAAGCTATTACCAACTTTCAAAAAGCGGCAGAAACACAAGCATTTTTTAACACAGCTTATGGCTATGCCATTTTCCCCACTGTGGGTAAAGGTGGCTTTGGCATTGGCGCAGCCTACGGCAAAGGCAGAGTTTACAAAGGTGGCATGCACACAGGTAATTCAAGCTTAAGTCAGCTATCTGTAGGCTTTCAAATTGGGGGGCAAGCCTACAGTGAAATCATCTTTTTTAAAGATGCCAAAGCTTATAATGATTTCACCAGTGGCAGTTTTGAATTTACCGCACAAGCTTCGGCAGTTGCGATTAACTTAGGTGCAAGTGCCCAAGTAGGTACGACAGGAAATTCAGCTAGTGCAGGTCAAGGCGGCAGTAACCACACCGCAGCAGCCAGCTATATGAATGGCATGGCGATCTTCACCGCAGCCAAAGGCGGCCTAATGTATGAAGCCGCCTTAGCGGGTCAATCATTTACTTTTGATGCTAAATAATCACTTTAAGCCTAAAGGGTTAAATAAAAACGGCGACTTAATGGTCGCCATTTTTATGCGCTGTGATGATGAAAAATTATATGGTCCATCAAGCAAGACTCAAGCGCTTTGCCCTTTGGTTTGGGCGAAGATCCATGACATTAGGATCAAATCATTTAACGAAGCAGTGCACGGTAATTTATGCAGACTTATGGTTAAAACAACATTACTCATGCCCCAAGGCACTGGCGGCAGCGCCACTGGCTTGGTTAAATCAAAATCTACTCTAAAATCACGATTTTCTCGTGTTAAACGATAAGTGAATACACTTGGCTCGATATACATGTGCCACACGTTAGTCACTGATGCAGTTAAACCATTTTCATTAAAGTTGGCGATTGATTCTGCATCCACAGGAAATGACTGCTGGGTAGCACTACCCGAATACGCTGTATCACCACCATACATAGTGACTTTATCTTCAGTGCCATCTTCATGGCGATGATCATGCTTTAAGCGTAAACCACTGGCGGTTTTGGTAATAACCCAAGTGCGTGAATGATCATCACCCACATGAAAAGGGATTTTTAATTCGGTATCGCTGCACTCACGCACATGCATGATAAGTTTTTTACCGGTAAAGGCATCATCTGCACTATTACCCGCGGTCACTTCACCCGCAAAGGCTTTGCCGCAATGAGCTGCTATGGCATCAAAATACTGGTTTTGAGTACTATCTGCCGCAATGACAGCTGATGAAAAAACTGCTGAGGTTGCAATAGAAAAAGCCAATGCTTTTGTGATAGGTGTTGTTGTCATTATTGTGCCTATTTAAGAATAATTATTGCCCCCCACACTAGCAGGGTTTATTTAATTTAACCTGAAGGAAACCACTGATATTTGGTCAATAAAAAAGCTGCTAGTTTCCTAAGCAGCTTGATATTGTGCGCTGGCAGTTAACGCTTATTGCTTGCTTTAGCCGCAGATGGGATTCGTTTATGCTTTGAAGGGGTTGCCCAACCGTTAGTTGCCCCTGATTTGCCGGCCGCTTTACCCGTTGCAGCTTTACCCTGACCTTCCTTAGCCGTTGGTTTTGACTTACCTTTAGGTTTTGCATCAGCGATTGCGCCAGATTTACGATCCTCAAACTGATTTGCGGAGAATCGTGTCATTGCTTTTTGACCGCCTTGATTGGCTTTACTGTTTGCCGGTTTTTGCCCCCATTTAGTACGGCTTTGCTCGTTACGTGTTTCTGGCGGCACTAAATGATTCGGGCCGTTGCCAATTAAATGGGCTTTACCCATGGCAAGTAGTGCCTCACGGATCAATGGCCAGCCTGCAGGATCGTGATAACGCAATAACGACTTATGTAAACGGCGTTGACGGCCTTTTTTGGGTACGCTGACTTGCTCGCTGGTGTGCTTTACATTTTTAAGTGAGTTCAGCTCAGTGTGATAAATGGTCGTAGCATTGGCCATGGGTGATGGATAAAAGTTTTGCACTTGGTCAAGCTTGAACTTTTGCCCTTTTAGCCACAATGCCAAATTCACCATATCTTCATCAGTAGTGCCTGGATGAGCAGAAATAAAATACGGAATTAAAAATTGCTCTTTGCCCGCTTCTTTAGAGAACTTATCAAATAGCTCTTTAAACTTATCGTAAGTACCCATGCCCGGCTTCATCATTTTTCTCAGCGGGCCTTCTTCGGTATGTTCTGGAGCAATTTTTAAATAGCCACCCACATGATACTTAGCCAACTCTTTAATGTAGCTTGGGTCTTCAATGGCCAAGTCATATCGCACACCGGAGGCAATTAATACCTTTTTAATCCCCGGCACATCGCGAGCCGCGCGGTATAAATCGATAGTATGTTTATGATCTGTGCCTAAATGGCCACATATTGAGGGGTAGACACATGACAATCTTCGGCAGGTTTTTTCAGCTTTTTCGCTGGTGCAACCTAAACGATACATGTTGGCCGTTGGGCCTCCCAAATCAGAAATCACCCCTGTAAACCCGGGTACTTTTTGTTGAATATCTTTGATTTCTTTAATAATTGATTCTTGTGAGCGACTTTGAATAATACGTCCTTCGTGTTCGGTAATTGAACAGAATGAACAGCCGCCAAAACACCCTCGCATGATGTTAATTGAGGTTTTGATCATATCGTAGGCAGGGATTTTTTCTTTGCCATATATTGGGTGCGGAACACGCTGGTAAGGCAAATCAAATACCGCATCCATTTCGTCGGTATTTAATGGCCATGCGGGCGGATTAACCCACACGCCACGGTGTGCGTCATGGGGTTGGAATAATGCCCGTGCACAACCAGGGTTTTGCTCTTGATGTAAAATACGTGATGCATGGGCATATAAATATTTATCAGCCGCAACTTTGTCATAGGCGGGTAACAATACGTATGTTTTATCCCATGGTTTTGGGCGTGGTGGCTGAATACTAATCGCTTTAGGAGCATCGTTATCAAAGATTTTTTTATCTGATGGGCCTGACAGTTTTTCACAGCCAACATCATCTGCCCCATAGGGATTAGGGATAGGGTCGATTTTATGAAGCTGATCAATTTTACGTGAGTCCATGCCACGCCAACCGGGCATGGGCTCTTTTCGCATTACCGCGGTGCCGCGAACATCATCAATTTGATTAATCGCTTCGCCTTTGGCTAAACGGTGGGCAACTTCCACCAGCGGTCGCTCAGCATTGCCATAAATTAGAATGTCAGCTTTGGCATCAAAAATGACACTGCGACGCACTTTATCTGACCAATAATCATAATGCGCAATTCGGCGTAAACTGGCTTCAATACCGCCAATCACCACGGGCACCTCTTTAAAGGCTTCTTTACAGCGCTGGGTGTAAACGGTCACCGCACGATCAGGTCGTTTGCCACCGATATTTCCTGGGGTATAAGCATCATCATGACGTAACTTTCTGTCTGCCGTATAACGGTTTATCATCGAGTCCATGTTACCAGCGGTCACACCAAAAAATAGATTCGGCTTGCCAAGCTGCATAAAGTCTTGTTTGCTTGACCAGTCTGGCTGAGAAATAATCCCCACCCGAAACCCCTGCGCTTCAAGCATGCGGCCAATCACTGCCATCCCAAAGCTAGGATGATCAACATAGGCGTCACCGGTGACAATAATGATGTCGCAACTATCCCAGCCCAGCTTGTCCATCTCTTTACGAGACATAGGCAAAAACGGCGCGGTTCCGTAACATTCAGCCCAAAACTTTGGATAATTAAATAATGTTGACTCAACTTGCATGCGTGTAACCTAAATATTGATGGATACGTCGATAAACGGTCGCGGAGTATACCAGTTGGCAAAGAGTAAGTGTGACTAAAAAATCAGCAGATGTGAAATATTTTTACTGAGGAACAATAACAAAAAACCTTATAAATACAGTGGGAATTGTAAAACTCCCACCTAATCAACCACTCAAGTTATAAGCCAAAAAAGAAACCGATATTAATCACCGCTAAACCAATAATGACAATCCATGAAATTAAAATTCCCCAAAAGCGACCAAAATGGTATCCGCCTTTACCTTGGGTTAATCCAATGGCATGTAATAAACGAGCAAATAACCACAAACCACCACACACATGCAGTATGGGTGCTGATAAACCATTTAGCTCAGCAAGCAACATTAACAGCATAGCAAAAGGTGCGTACTCTATTAGGTTTTTATGCACTCGGTCGGCTAGAATTAAGTCTTGATTTCCTCCATTTCCGATACCAATTTTTAGCCCTCGTCTAAGCTTTACCACGCGTAAACTAAAATAAATAGCCATAATGGCAGTTAAGCCAATGTATAAACCCGAAATACTTGCACTCATTTGCTGTCCTTTTAAATGATGTAAAAGAGCACTATATGCCAAATAATGAATTTGTTAATCAAAATTCGTTATAAATGTCTTTGCAACTAACCAATAAATAGCAAAAAGCGTGGAAAACCACTCTGATTTACCACGCTTATTTATTGTGACTAAATCCCTAGTTAGTTCACCGCATAATCATCCAATGTGATTTCTGGTGTTATACCACTCATTAAATCAGCCAGCGCCTTGCCCGAACCTGCGGACATAGTCCAACCTAAATGCCCATGACCAGTATTTATATACAAGTTACCAATTTTTGAGCGGCCAATTAATGGCACGCCAGATGCAGAAACCGGCCTTAGCCCTGTCCAGTGTTTGGTGGTTTCAGGGCTAACAAAGGGGGTTGATTCTGGATAAATAGCATGAAGAAGATCATAAAGGTTCTGTAAACGCCCAGCATTGAGGTCTTTATCATAGCCATTAAACTCTGCGGTACCAGCAACCCGTATGCGATTACCAATAGGTACCACAGCGGCGTGTAATGAATGGTCAATGACTGGCACTTTAGGTCCGCCTTGCCAACCATCTAATTCAAGGGTTAATGAATAGCCTTTACAGGGCTTCACGGGTAAATTAATGCCCACTTTACTGGCTAATAGCGGCGAATAACTCCCTGCTGCCAATACAAATGCATCAGCATCTAACTGGCCCTGACTGGTATCAAGGTGGGTTATTTTACCGTTTTGTTTATGGATATCGTTAACAGTTGTGCTGTACAAAAACCTTACTCCTGCGTTTTCAAGGTATTTTGACACTTCAACACAATATTGGTGGGCATCCCCAAAACGATCTTCGGGAAAATATATACTGCCTGCCAGCTTATCGTTTAAAGGAGCTAATGAAGGCTCTAACTCGAAAGTTTCTTCACGGGTTAACATTGAAAACTTTACCGCTTCTGGCTTTAAAAACTCTGCCATGGCGAGCACTTCATCCAACTCTTCATTATGACGGCATACTTTTAGAGTACCATTACCGCCGCCAAGATCAGACAAGCCCATTTCTGTCGTCATGCTATCAAGCACGTCTAGGGTATATTTGGCCATGCGTGTATTACGAAAAATGCTTTGCTCGTATGTTTTACGGCTAGAGTTTTTCAGAAATGACAACCCCCAAAATGCTAATGAAGGTAGTGCTTTAGGCCTTAATAATAATGGTGAGTCTTCTTTACCAATCATTTTGAGCATATTAAAAAATACACCCGGAGCATTCCAAGGGTCTGATAAACTGGGCGTCAGTAAGCCGCCATTGGCAAAGCTGGTTTCAAGCCCAGCACTTTCACGCCTATCAATCACGGTAACGTTATGGCCCTGCCGATGCAGATGATAAGCCGTACTCACACCTAGCAACCCGCTGCCGACTATAATGACATTCATATCTACCCCTCAAGAATTGAAGAAGAAATGAGGGACTAGCTTTTTATTGCTAATGCTTCAATTTCAATACGTGCACCTGGGATTAATAAGTCAGATCTAACGGTAGCGCGTGCAGGTGGATTATTAGGAAAAAATTCGGCATATGCCTGATTAAATGCAGCAAAATCTTCAACATGCGTTAACCAAATGGTATTTTTTACGATAGCATCCATACCAAGGTCTAATTCAGCTAATAAGTTTTTTATATTGGTTAAAACTTGCTTGGTTTGCTCAGTTATATCGCCATCAACCAATTTATTTTGTGCATCAAAGGCCATCTGGCCAGACAAAAAAATAAAACCGCCTGCTGATACAGCAGGAGAGAAAGGTAAACCTAATGGATTCTTGCCTAATACTTGCTTCGTCATTTTAGCGACCTTTTAACAACTTGTAGTAATAAAGTTAAATTGAGCTTTATTATAGATTTGTTTACTTGCCTAATACTGTAATTGAGGTGACATTTAAGAAGTTGAATCAAAATTTGTAAGAGATTTCATTTGTGACAAAAATTAACAATGTTGAATTTCACTTTGAACCCTCTGCTGAACATGGTATGAAGTAAACTGTTGTATACCCTAGCTGATGTGAACAGCTTTCAGTTTGAATAACTAAAAGAAAAATAAAAGGTAATCATTGATATGGCAACGCAGACTAATTGGATTGCATTACTACCTCAAGAGATTCAAGACGAAGTTAAAGCAAAATGTAAACTACAAACCTTTAAAGATGGTGAATATGTTTATCGCAAAGGAGATACCTGCACTCATCAATACCAAGTGGTAAGTGGGTCTGTCAGATTTAGAATTATCGCTGATAACGGTAAAGAAGCCACTATGATGATATACGGACCTGATAACTGTTTTGGTTATTTATCCGTCATTGATAAAGGGGAACGCCCCAATGATGTTGTTGCTGTTGGTGACACGACATTAGCCAGATTAACTGCCAAAGATTTTGACGTACTTGCTGAAAAATACCCCATTATTTACAAATATGTGATTCAAAATATCTCTACTCGATTAAGAGAGATTTTTCACCTGTATGAATACGGATTATTTTTCAATTTAGAGCGCCGTTTAGCGAATCAAATTTTATTATTGTTGCCTTTCGCATTAAGTAAAAGTCATTCTGACAATCAAACAACAGAAACCAATAAGCTTGATTTGACTCAAGAGATGCTGGCCTCTTTAGTCGGTGCAACCAGACAAGCAATTAATAAATTGCTTAAGGACTGGGCCGACGACAGCATCATTGAATACCATTACGGTAAAATTCAGATTTTAGATATTGAGAAACTAAAAAAAATATCACGCATTTAAATTTGTACTCGACGAAAAAAAAAGCAGATTCTGATTGGGGCTCAAAATCTGCTTCAAAGTTAGACTATCCGTGTCTATCAACGCTAATTGAATATTTTTTGTTAGAAGTTATAGGTCACTTTTACTCGGTAAGTCATTATCTTAAGATGTTGTGAACGTTTAAAACCTTTGAACAATACTAAACTATTAATCCTCAAAGCATCATTAATTGGTTCCCAGATTAAGCATGTTTGTCAATTTTAAATTAGCCCTTTGTTATGCAACAAAGGGCTAATTGTGGCCATCATACAAATTAGATGCGATCTATCTGTAGATGTCCGATGGCAGTTAGCTACCAAAGTTCCATTTAAGTGATAAACCGTAGGTGCGTGGCACGTTGTAGACGGCTGTATCAGCTTGAAGGAACGATGGTACGTTGAAGATTTGTTT
This Shewanella aestuarii DNA region includes the following protein-coding sequences:
- a CDS encoding protein adenylyltransferase SelO, encoding MRFKQDFFEKLEGFYSQVYPQPISNPHWLGWSDKAAELIGLTKPNDELLMQLSAHHAADGATYYAQVYSGHQFGGYTPKLGDGRSIILGEAIGPNGAWDVALKGGGPTPYSRMGDGRAVMRSAVREFMISEALAALNVPTTRALAVIGSDLPVWREGQETAAITVRLAKSHIRFGHFEYFSYTEKAEKTKLTQLVDFTITQHFPHLSTDKAGYIEWFNEVVASTAKMIAHWQSIGFAHGVMNTDNMSILGDSFDFGPFSFLDTFKEDFICNHSDHQGRYAFGQQPAVGFWNLQRLAQALTPIIESDDLIHALNQYQRHLVDYYLSFMGQKMGLPTFDFVDNQVKEAARKEQQQQDLHLIGEFTTMLEQNQLDYTNSLRRFGELDPNSQHSSLRDDFVDLAKFDTWYQAYQQRVAQVADIDAWQQQRNAVNPKYILRNYLAQEAIIAIEEQGDNSKLIQLQQLLENPFDEQPDMQDFAKRPPDWGQGLIMSCSS
- a CDS encoding nitrous oxide-stimulated promoter family protein, whose amino-acid sequence is MTVSAVLSGKLLFEFRTIGAMVEIYCKAHHPLKPAKGLCDSCCEILSYAETRLDRCPYGQQKPTCNKCPVHCYKPEMKQKVREIMIYAGPRMLLPHPIMAIKHLLAERQPAPGKPPAGLSNRHLRKLG
- a CDS encoding YSC84-related protein, which encodes MALISATLIFSPSSFAKDDSYTEAITNFQKAAETQAFFNTAYGYAIFPTVGKGGFGIGAAYGKGRVYKGGMHTGNSSLSQLSVGFQIGGQAYSEIIFFKDAKAYNDFTSGSFEFTAQASAVAINLGASAQVGTTGNSASAGQGGSNHTAAASYMNGMAIFTAAKGGLMYEAALAGQSFTFDAK
- a CDS encoding YgiQ family radical SAM protein, whose translation is MQVESTLFNYPKFWAECYGTAPFLPMSRKEMDKLGWDSCDIIIVTGDAYVDHPSFGMAVIGRMLEAQGFRVGIISQPDWSSKQDFMQLGKPNLFFGVTAGNMDSMINRYTADRKLRHDDAYTPGNIGGKRPDRAVTVYTQRCKEAFKEVPVVIGGIEASLRRIAHYDYWSDKVRRSVIFDAKADILIYGNAERPLVEVAHRLAKGEAINQIDDVRGTAVMRKEPMPGWRGMDSRKIDQLHKIDPIPNPYGADDVGCEKLSGPSDKKIFDNDAPKAISIQPPRPKPWDKTYVLLPAYDKVAADKYLYAHASRILHQEQNPGCARALFQPHDAHRGVWVNPPAWPLNTDEMDAVFDLPYQRVPHPIYGKEKIPAYDMIKTSINIMRGCFGGCSFCSITEHEGRIIQSRSQESIIKEIKDIQQKVPGFTGVISDLGGPTANMYRLGCTSEKAEKTCRRLSCVYPSICGHLGTDHKHTIDLYRAARDVPGIKKVLIASGVRYDLAIEDPSYIKELAKYHVGGYLKIAPEHTEEGPLRKMMKPGMGTYDKFKELFDKFSKEAGKEQFLIPYFISAHPGTTDEDMVNLALWLKGQKFKLDQVQNFYPSPMANATTIYHTELNSLKNVKHTSEQVSVPKKGRQRRLHKSLLRYHDPAGWPLIREALLAMGKAHLIGNGPNHLVPPETRNEQSRTKWGQKPANSKANQGGQKAMTRFSANQFEDRKSGAIADAKPKGKSKPTAKEGQGKAATGKAAGKSGATNGWATPSKHKRIPSAAKASNKR
- a CDS encoding MAPEG family protein; this encodes MSASISGLYIGLTAIMAIYFSLRVVKLRRGLKIGIGNGGNQDLILADRVHKNLIEYAPFAMLLMLLAELNGLSAPILHVCGGLWLFARLLHAIGLTQGKGGYHFGRFWGILISWIVIIGLAVINIGFFFGL
- a CDS encoding D-amino acid dehydrogenase, whose product is MNVIIVGSGLLGVSTAYHLHRQGHNVTVIDRRESAGLETSFANGGLLTPSLSDPWNAPGVFFNMLKMIGKEDSPLLLRPKALPSLAFWGLSFLKNSSRKTYEQSIFRNTRMAKYTLDVLDSMTTEMGLSDLGGGNGTLKVCRHNEELDEVLAMAEFLKPEAVKFSMLTREETFELEPSLAPLNDKLAGSIYFPEDRFGDAHQYCVEVSKYLENAGVRFLYSTTVNDIHKQNGKITHLDTSQGQLDADAFVLAAGSYSPLLASKVGINLPVKPCKGYSLTLELDGWQGGPKVPVIDHSLHAAVVPIGNRIRVAGTAEFNGYDKDLNAGRLQNLYDLLHAIYPESTPFVSPETTKHWTGLRPVSASGVPLIGRSKIGNLYINTGHGHLGWTMSAGSGKALADLMSGITPEITLDDYAVN
- a CDS encoding RidA family protein, with the protein product MTKQVLGKNPLGLPFSPAVSAGGFIFLSGQMAFDAQNKLVDGDITEQTKQVLTNIKNLLAELDLGMDAIVKNTIWLTHVEDFAAFNQAYAEFFPNNPPARATVRSDLLIPGARIEIEALAIKS
- a CDS encoding Crp/Fnr family transcriptional regulator: MATQTNWIALLPQEIQDEVKAKCKLQTFKDGEYVYRKGDTCTHQYQVVSGSVRFRIIADNGKEATMMIYGPDNCFGYLSVIDKGERPNDVVAVGDTTLARLTAKDFDVLAEKYPIIYKYVIQNISTRLREIFHLYEYGLFFNLERRLANQILLLLPFALSKSHSDNQTTETNKLDLTQEMLASLVGATRQAINKLLKDWADDSIIEYHYGKIQILDIEKLKKISRI